The Salinibaculum sp. SYNS191 genome has a window encoding:
- a CDS encoding protein kinase domain-containing protein codes for MSADGSEGTTDDEPSETLVDTLLATLDAADGPAEEPWYRRVESATADTEPASVDALRWLRTLAAEKRASAASEKPGQPGENDEPREGPPLSADGAQTASHTAEAERCPVLSVVERAAPFDRLVHVGPAVERRFGTRRRVRAVVDGETRRIDVRVHAQPERATDESGEAFEDALAAQLDRWAEVGDVDGVVPMLAYGSGGGPWVATASVGPTVRERDLSLGLALHHACRLTGALAALHDRGVVHAGIDPESVGYPLAADGDRPAPAFADVGLADVYRRHGDPATVLDPRYAAPEYFEQSRGIVDRTTDIYQLGTVVYTLVTGRPPFDGSPGEVREAVLSDDVPPVAPRDRRLPDAFDEILQRATATEKFARYDTAGAFHDDLTALCERLLD; via the coding sequence ATGAGCGCGGACGGTTCGGAGGGGACGACCGACGACGAGCCGTCCGAGACGCTGGTCGACACCCTGCTCGCGACGCTCGACGCCGCCGACGGCCCGGCCGAGGAGCCCTGGTACCGACGCGTCGAGAGCGCGACGGCCGACACGGAGCCCGCGTCCGTCGACGCTCTCAGGTGGCTCCGGACGCTGGCCGCCGAGAAGCGGGCGAGTGCGGCGAGCGAAAAGCCCGGACAGCCCGGTGAGAACGACGAGCCACGGGAAGGTCCGCCGCTATCGGCCGACGGCGCACAGACAGCCTCGCACACGGCCGAGGCAGAGCGCTGTCCGGTGCTGTCGGTGGTCGAGCGCGCGGCGCCGTTCGACCGGCTGGTCCACGTGGGGCCGGCGGTGGAGCGGCGCTTCGGCACGCGACGCCGGGTTCGGGCCGTCGTCGACGGCGAGACGCGCAGAATTGACGTCCGGGTCCACGCACAGCCAGAGCGGGCAACCGACGAGAGCGGCGAGGCGTTCGAGGACGCACTCGCTGCGCAACTGGACCGCTGGGCGGAGGTCGGCGACGTCGACGGCGTCGTCCCGATGCTGGCCTACGGGAGCGGGGGCGGCCCGTGGGTCGCGACGGCGAGCGTCGGCCCGACGGTCCGCGAGCGCGACCTCTCGCTGGGGCTGGCGCTGCACCACGCCTGCCGGCTCACGGGTGCGCTGGCGGCGCTGCACGACCGCGGCGTCGTCCACGCAGGCATCGACCCGGAGAGCGTGGGCTACCCGCTCGCTGCCGACGGCGACCGGCCCGCACCCGCGTTCGCCGACGTGGGGCTGGCGGACGTGTACCGACGCCACGGCGACCCGGCGACGGTGCTGGACCCCCGCTACGCCGCCCCCGAGTACTTCGAGCAGTCCCGCGGCATCGTCGACCGGACGACCGACATCTACCAGCTCGGGACGGTCGTCTACACGCTCGTGACCGGCCGGCCGCCCTTCGACGGCAGCCCCGGGGAGGTACGCGAGGCCGTGCTGTCCGACGACGTGCCGCCGGTCGCGCCACGGGACCGCCGGCTCCCGGACGCGTTCGACGAGATACTCCAGCGGGCGACGGCCACCGAGAAGTTCGCCCGGTACGACACCGCCGGTGCGTTCCACGACGACCTGACGGCGCTGTGTGAGCGTCTGCTCGACTGA